A window of the Tiliqua scincoides isolate rTilSci1 chromosome 5, rTilSci1.hap2, whole genome shotgun sequence genome harbors these coding sequences:
- the LOC136652865 gene encoding olfactory receptor 14A16-like gives MNRSAVTEFLLSGFSDDRDVHILHFVVFLSTYSIGVLANVCIIITVALNSHLHSPMYFFLVNLSFSDVCYISTTVPKSMATSLTNNKLISFSGCAAQVFLVVTFVSCELALLTVMAYDRYVAICHPLQYRLIMNRDLCIQMAAASWILSILHGILQTSLTFSLSFCKNNIIEQFFCDIPQLQKLSCTDTAAHQMLILVLGLILDSFCFVFIFVSYAFIFSSVLKIPSTQDRYKAFSTCTPHLTVFSLFIITGMFSYMRPKELALPTVDLLSAVLYTVLPPVLNPIIYSLRNKAIMEGVLKISKKFKHFIA, from the coding sequence ATGAACCGATCTGCTGTGACAGAGTTTCTCCTGTCAGGATTTTCTGATGACCGTGATGTacacattttacattttgttgTATTCCTTTCAACTTACTCCATAGGCGTACTGGCAAATGTTTGCATCATCATCACAGTGGCCCTCAACTCTCACCTTCACAGCCCTATGTATTTCTTTTTGGTCAATTTATCATTTTCAGATGTTTGCTACATCTCCACCACGGTCCCCAAATCCATGGCCACTTCCTTGACCAACAACAAACTGATTTCTTTCTCAGGATGCGCAGCCCAGGTTTTCTTAGTAGTAACATTTGTAAGTTGCGAGCTCGCTCTTCTTACCGtgatggcttatgaccgctatGTAGCCATCTGCCATCCCCTACAATACAGGCTGATCATGAATAGAGATTTGTGTATCCAGATGGCAGCTGCTTCCTGGATACTGAGCATTCTCCATGGAATTTTACAAACCAGTCTCACGTTTAGCTTAAGCTTCTGCAAGAATAATATCATTGAGCAGTTTTTCTGTGACATACCTCAGTTACAAAAACTCTCTTGCACTGATACAGCAGCTCATCAAATGCTCATACTTGTCCTTGGCCTTATTTTGGATTCATTCTGCTTTGTGTTCATCTTTGTTTCTTATGCCTTCATCTTTTCTTCGGTGCTGAAAATCCCATCCACTCAAGACAGGTATAAAGCTTTCTCCACCTGCACTCCTCACTTGACAGTCTTTTCTTTATTTATTATCACAGGTATGTTTTCTTACATGAGGCCTAAAGAACTTGCTTTGCCCACTGTAGATTTGCTGTCTGCTGTTTTGTATACTGTTCTACCTCCAGTTCTGAATCCTATCATTTATAGCCTCAGGAACAAGGCTATCATGGAGGGTGTGTTGAAAATATCAAAGAAGTTCAAACATTTCATAGCATGA